A DNA window from Phoenix dactylifera cultivar Barhee BC4 chromosome 13, palm_55x_up_171113_PBpolish2nd_filt_p, whole genome shotgun sequence contains the following coding sequences:
- the LOC103707226 gene encoding uncharacterized protein LOC103707226, which yields MGMMGSLLLLVVLLLCIASSAVSSPLPIIFSDDTKPSAYEVLESYNFPIGLLPKGCLGYDLDPDTGEFSAYFNGTCSFSLEGSYQLRYQATVSGRISAGRLSDLRGVSVKVLLFWINIIEVTRHGDQLEFSVGIASADFSVDNFYESPQCGCGFDCDGASSSAFDRSNLL from the coding sequence atGGGGATGATGgggtctctcctcctcctcgtcgtcctcctcctctgcATCGCTTCCTCCGCGGTAAGCTCACCCCTGCCCATCATCTTCTCCGATGATACGAAGCCGAGCGCCTACGAGGTGCTCGAGTCGTATAACTTTCCCATCGGGCTGCTCCCCAAGGGCTGCCTGGGGTACGACCTCGACCCGGACACCGGCGAGTTCTCCGCCTACTTCAACGGCACCTGCAGCTTCTCCCTGGAGGGCTCCTACCAGCTGCGCTACCAGGCCACCGTCTCCGGCCGGATCTCCGCCGGCCGCCTCTCCGACCTCCGCGGCGTCAGCGTCAAGGTCCTCCTGTTCTGGATCAACATCATCGAGGTCACCCGCCACGGCGACCAGCTCGAGTTCTCCGTCGGCATCGCCTCCGCCGACTTCTCCGTCGACAACTTCTACGAGAGCCCCCAGTGCGGCTGCGGCTTCGACTGCGACGGCGCTTCCTCTTCCGCTTTTGATCGATCAAATCTTCTTTAA
- the LOC120103861 gene encoding alkaline ceramidase-like isoform X3: MPHYSMYLPQLQGGTIRTNIFIPKLCWPGWREQGRLQQSDETPMVWEMLLYLYVLYSPDWHYRSTMPTFLFLYGAAFAVAHSLVRFRIGFKVHYIVLCLLCVPRMYKYYIQTKDVAAKRLAKLYVATIFLGTLCWLFDRIFCKKLSHWYMNPQGHAWWHVLMGFNSYFANAFLMFCRAQQLGWKPQVVHLFGFPYVKIQKPKKRE, encoded by the exons ATGCCACATTACAGCATGT ACCTTCCACAGCTACAGGGTGGAACTATacgaactaatatatttatcccCAAGCTATGTTGGCCCGGCTGGAGGGAGCAAGGAAG ACTACAACAGAGTGATGAGACACCAATGGTATGGGAGATGCTGCTTTACCTTTATGTCCTCTACTCACCGGACTGGCATTATAGGAGTACCATGCCTACTTTCCTGTTCCTCTATGGTGCTGCCTTTGCCGTGGCCCATTCACTGGTGCGTTTTCGAATAGGATTCAAGGTGCACTACATCGtactgtgtcttctctgtgTTCCTCGGATGTACAAATACTACATTCAGACTAAAGATGTTGCAGCTAAGCGGCTGGCCAAACTCTATGTGGCAACAATATTTTTGGGGACTCTATGCTGGTTGTTTGACCGCATCTTCTGTAAGAAACTTTCACATTGGTACATGAACCCACAGGGTCATGCCTGGTGGCATGTACTTATGGGATTCAACTCATACTTCGCAAACGCATTCCTCATGTTTTGCCGTGCTCAGCAACTGGGATGGAAACCCCAGGTCGTCCACCTTTTTGGTTTCCCCTATGTGAAGATTCAGAAACCGAAAAAAAGGGAGTGA
- the LOC120103861 gene encoding alkaline ceramidase-like isoform X2: protein MTSFRLVVVVAKGNIGNQLLLTKCLQGLICNFPGESIHFHRLQQSDETPMVWEMLLYLYVLYSPDWHYRSTMPTFLFLYGAAFAVAHSLVRFRIGFKVHYIVLCLLCVPRMYKYYIQTKDVAAKRLAKLYVATIFLGTLCWLFDRIFCKKLSHWYMNPQGHAWWHVLMGFNSYFANAFLMFCRAQQLGWKPQVVHLFGFPYVKIQKPKKRE from the exons ATGACTTCGTTTAGGCTTGTAGTAGTGGTGGCCAAGGGTAATATTGGTAACCAGCTACTTTTAACTAAGTGTTTGCAAGGGCTGATATGCAATTTTCCTGGTGAAAGTATTCATTTTCATAG ACTACAACAGAGTGATGAGACACCAATGGTATGGGAGATGCTGCTTTACCTTTATGTCCTCTACTCACCGGACTGGCATTATAGGAGTACCATGCCTACTTTCCTGTTCCTCTATGGTGCTGCCTTTGCCGTGGCCCATTCACTGGTGCGTTTTCGAATAGGATTCAAGGTGCACTACATCGtactgtgtcttctctgtgTTCCTCGGATGTACAAATACTACATTCAGACTAAAGATGTTGCAGCTAAGCGGCTGGCCAAACTCTATGTGGCAACAATATTTTTGGGGACTCTATGCTGGTTGTTTGACCGCATCTTCTGTAAGAAACTTTCACATTGGTACATGAACCCACAGGGTCATGCCTGGTGGCATGTACTTATGGGATTCAACTCATACTTCGCAAACGCATTCCTCATGTTTTGCCGTGCTCAGCAACTGGGATGGAAACCCCAGGTCGTCCACCTTTTTGGTTTCCCCTATGTGAAGATTCAGAAACCGAAAAAAAGGGAGTGA
- the LOC120103861 gene encoding alkaline ceramidase-like isoform X1 has translation MADSVVSSFWGPVTSTVELCEKNYTHSSYIAEFYNTISNAPCILLALVGLINALRQRFEKRFSVLHISNMILAIGSMIFHATLQHVLQQSDETPMVWEMLLYLYVLYSPDWHYRSTMPTFLFLYGAAFAVAHSLVRFRIGFKVHYIVLCLLCVPRMYKYYIQTKDVAAKRLAKLYVATIFLGTLCWLFDRIFCKKLSHWYMNPQGHAWWHVLMGFNSYFANAFLMFCRAQQLGWKPQVVHLFGFPYVKIQKPKKRE, from the exons ATGGCAGATTCAGTGGTATCAAGTTTCTGGGGTCCGGTAACATCCACTGTTGAGTTGTGTGAGAAAAACTATACCCATTCGTCATATATTGCAGAATTTTACAACACTATATCCAATGCGCCGTGCATACTTTTGGCACTCGTTGGACTTATAAATGCCTTACGACAACGCTTTGAGAAAAGATTTAGTGTTCTTCATATATCCAACATGATTCTTGCCATCGGGAGCATGATATTTCATGCCACATTACAGCATGT ACTACAACAGAGTGATGAGACACCAATGGTATGGGAGATGCTGCTTTACCTTTATGTCCTCTACTCACCGGACTGGCATTATAGGAGTACCATGCCTACTTTCCTGTTCCTCTATGGTGCTGCCTTTGCCGTGGCCCATTCACTGGTGCGTTTTCGAATAGGATTCAAGGTGCACTACATCGtactgtgtcttctctgtgTTCCTCGGATGTACAAATACTACATTCAGACTAAAGATGTTGCAGCTAAGCGGCTGGCCAAACTCTATGTGGCAACAATATTTTTGGGGACTCTATGCTGGTTGTTTGACCGCATCTTCTGTAAGAAACTTTCACATTGGTACATGAACCCACAGGGTCATGCCTGGTGGCATGTACTTATGGGATTCAACTCATACTTCGCAAACGCATTCCTCATGTTTTGCCGTGCTCAGCAACTGGGATGGAAACCCCAGGTCGTCCACCTTTTTGGTTTCCCCTATGTGAAGATTCAGAAACCGAAAAAAAGGGAGTGA